Genomic DNA from Desulfonema ishimotonii:
TCCACCTCGGGCCGGATTTCCGTGGGCTGCAAAAGTCCGCTGACCGGCGGTATAAAAGAGGCCAACGCAGGCGGCCAGGGCGGCCAGGTAATGGCCCGTCTGGGATATGCGGCCATCATCATTGAGGGCGAGCCGAAAACCGACGACCTTTATAAGGTCTATGTGAATAAGGATAAGGTCGAGTTTACCCAGGTCAACGAGTTCAGGATGATGCGCAACTACCCGCTGGCCGACAAGATGAAGGCCGAATATGGCGACAAGGTGGCCATGATCTCCATCGGGCCGGCCGGCGAGATGAAGATGTGCGCCTCTTCCATCGCGGTAACGGACAAGGAGTTCCGGCCTTCACGCCATGCGGGCCGCGGCGGTGTGGGTGCGGTGATGGGGGCAAAGGGCATCAAGGTTATCATTCTGGACGATAACGGCTGCAAGATGCGCAAGCCGCTCGACGCAGACAAGTTCAAGGCGGCCAACAAGGCGTTCGTCAGCGGCCTCAGAGGCCATGCGGTTACCGGCGAAGGCCTTCCGGCTTACGGTACCAACGTGCTGGTGAACATCGTCAACGAATCCGGCGGGTTTCCGACCAACAACTTCAAGCAGGGCCAGTTTGACGACGCCGCCAAGATCAGCGGCGAAACCATGGCGGAGCTGCAGACCAAACGCGGGGGCCAGCCCACCCACGGCTGCCATCGCGGGTGCGCCATCCAGTGTTCCGGTATTTTTGTGGACAAAGACGGCAATTTCGTCAGTAAGCAGCCGGAATACGAGACGGTCTGGTCACACGGCGGCCACTGCGGCATTGACGATCTCGACACCATCGCCAGAATGGACTTCATGGACGATGATATCGGACTCGACACCATTGATATGGGCATGACCCTCGGCATTGTGATGGATGCGGGCGTGATTGAGTTCGGTGACAAAGAAGGCGCCATGCGGCTGCTGGAAGAAGTGGGCAAGGGAACGCCGATGGGGCGGATTCTCGGTAATGGCGCGGCCTTTACGGCAAAGGCCTTCGGCATTGAGAGAGCTGCGGTTGTCAAGAATCAGGCGCTTCCGGCCTATGACCCGCGTGCGATCAAGGGCATCGGCGTGACCTACGCCACCACGCCCATGGGCGCGGACCATACCGCAGGCTATGCCATTGCAACCAACCTTCTCAAGGTGGGCGGTGATGTGGATCCCCTGAGTACCGAGGGTCAGGTTGAGCTGTCCAGAAACCTTCAGATCGCCACGGCTGCGCTGGATGCCACGGGGTACTGCCTCTTCATCGCCTTTGCGATTCTGGATCAGGAAGAGACCTTTAACGCCATGGTGGAGAGCATCAACGGCTTCTACGGCCTGAGCATGACCGGAGACGATGTGGTTGAACTGGGCAAAAAGATTCTCTCCATGGAACGGGATTTCAACAAACGGGCCGGTTTTACCAAGGAAGACGACCGCCTGCCGCGTTTCTTCAAAAGAGAAGCCCTTGCGCCGCACAACGTGACGTTCGACATCTCGGATGAGCAGCTGGACAGCGTATTTAACTGGTAGTCCGTATTTAAACGGACCGTCAGAGACGGAATAAGCAGCAGATAAGGGGCGGGGAAGGGCGCAGTGGCGCTTTTCCCCGCTTTTTTTGTCGGACCCGGCGTGAAAAATGAGCGGCTACCGGTGATGGTTGCCGTTGAAAGAGCTGCCCAGGGAAATTGAGACGCTTTTGATCATGGCATAGACCGGCGTGCCCGGATTCAGATCCAGTTCCTGCCGGGCCTGCGGGGTAATGGTGGCGATGAGGGGCGCGCCGATGTCCAGGCGGACATCCACCAGTGTGCCGTCGCAGGGATCGGTGATCTCTTCAACCGTTCCCTGAAAGATGTTCTGAAAGCTGGCCCGGGGAAAGGGTTCCAGGGCAATCCCCACATTCCGGGGGTGAATGCGGACACGGACCGTGTCGCCCGCCGGGATTTCCACTCGCGGAACACTCAGCACGCCCCCTGAAAACCGGAGCCGGGTCAGACCGGCTGAAAGGTCGTGGGATTCGACTGCCGTGGACAGCACCACGCCTGCCTCCGTGCGGCCTGTGAGGCGCTGAAAATCGTTCCGGGCCGTGACCGCCTCCACGCTGCCCACGGCCACGGATTTGCCGCCGGAGAGGAAGACCAGGGTGTCGGCCAGATTCAGGATTTCGTCCACGGAATGGCTGACGTAAAGGATGGGAACGGAGAGCTCGCCGGAGAGCCGGGCGATAAAGGGCAGCACCTCGGTCTTGCGGGCCGCGTCCAGGGAGGCCAGGGGTTCGTCCATGAGCAGGAGAACCGGGCTGGTCAGCAGGGAGCGGCCAATGGCGACCCGCTGTTTCTCACCGCCCGACAGGGTGGCCGGATGGCGCGTCAGCAGGTGGCCGATGCCGAGCAGATCCACCACCTGGTCAAATCTGATATACCGGTCACGGGGGCGCACCCGCTTCATGCCGTAGGTGAGGTTGGCGCGGACCGAGAGATGGGGAAAGAGGCGGCCATCCTGAAACACATAGCCAAAGCGCCGTTTTTCGGGCGGGATGTCGATTACCTTTTCCGCGTCGAACACACAGTGGTCATTGACCATGATGTGGCCCGCGTCCGGCCGGGTCAGCCCGGCAAGCATGTTGATGACCGAGGTCTTTCCGGCCCCCGAATGGCCGAACAGGGCCGTGACACCGGCCCCGTCCGAAACAAAGGCCGTCTCCACGGTGAAGTTGCCCTGCACCTTTTTCAGGCGGATGTCGAGCATAAGATCAGGTTTCTCCTTTCATGCGCCGGTCCATTCGGCGGGCCAGGACTTCGGAGGCCATCAGGGCGATCAGGGCCACGATTACGGATATGACGCAGAGGCGCATGGCCCCGGCCTCGCCGTCCGGCACCTGGGTCAGGGTGTAGAGCGCCAGGGGCAGGGTCCGGGTTTCGCCCGGAATGTTGGAGACAAAGGTGATGGTGGCCCCGAACTCGCTCAGGCTCCGGGCAAAGGCGAGTATGACGCCCGTGAGGATGCCCGGCAGGATGAGCGGCAGCGTCACCGTGAAAAAGAGATCCACCGGTCCCGCGCCCAGGGTCCGGGCGGCCTGTTCCAGCCCCTGATCCACGCCCTCGATGGAGAGCCGGACGGCCCGCACCAGCAGGGGGAATGCCATGACGGCCGAGGCCAGGGCCGCCCCCTTCCAGTTAAATGCAAAGGTGAGGCCCGTGATGTCGTAGAGCCAGCTTCCCACCATGCCCCGCCTGCCCATGAGGAGCAGGAGCGTGTAGCCGGTGACGACCGGTGGCAGCACCAGGGGCAGATGGACCAGTCCGTCCACCAGGGCCTTGCCCGGAAACTGCTTCCGGGCCAGCACCCATGCCATCAGAATGCCCGGTATCAGGCTGCCGAGGACGGCCCAGCCTGATATCCAGAGGCTCAGGCGGAGCGCTTCCAGCTCCACCGGTGTCAGTTTGAAAATATCCATTATCGAACAGAAAATCCGTATGTTTCAAAGACCGCTTTTGCGTCCGGGGTTCTGAGGAATTCCAGAAAGGCTTTTGCTGCCGGTGTGGTTTTTCCGGCGATCAGGGCCACCGGGTAGGTGATGGCCGGGTGTGAATCCTCAGGGAAGATGGCCACCACTTTCACCTTTTCGGAGATGGCTGCGTCCGTGGCATAGACAATCCCCAGGGGGGCTTCGCCCCGCTCCACGAGCGCCAGGGCCGCCCGCACGTCTTTTGAGCGGGCCACCTTGGGCGCCACCGCCGCCCACACGCCCAGGGATTCCAGGGCCTGTTTGCCGTAAATGCCCGCCGGAACGTGGTCCGGGTCGCCCATTGCCAGTTTCTCATCGCCCAGAATCCCGGCCAGATCAAATCCGGCTTTGATGGTGATGTTCAGTTTGCCGTCCGGGGGCGCAATCAGGACGATCCGGTTGCCGAGCAGGTCCGTCCGGGTTCCTTTCTCAATCATGTCTTTCTTTTCCAGGAAGTCCATCCATTTGGGATTGGCCGAGAGATAGACATCGGCAGGCGCGCCGTGATCGATCTGTTTGGCCAGGGTGGAGGAGGAGGCAAAGGAGGGGGTGAACTGCCCCATCTTTTTTTCAGTGAAGAGCTTGCCGATATCCGTGATGGCGTTGGTGGTGGAGGCGGCGGCAAATACTGTCACTTTCTGTGTGTCGTCTGCCCAGGCAGAGGGCAGCAGGGCCGCGCAGAGGGCCAGGATCAGGAATGCGTTCAGGATTTTTACCATGTTCTGTCTGTGTTTCATGTTCTGTTTTCCTTTTCGGTAATTTGTAGATAAAAAAACAAAATTGAGGTTCTGTTTGCCTTAAATTACATTTATGTTCAGTTTGTCCCGTTTTTTCCCCTCCCTTAAAAAAAAAGCAATTATCAGGCCAGATCATTGCGTTGTTTTACTTTAAAATGTGAATCAGGAACGCGGAATATCCCGGACTCCGTAATTCACAAATTTAGTTGAAATTAATGCACTATATCTGCGATGTATGTAAAGTATAAACGTCAAAATGTAAAGTTCAGACATGCTTCAAAATGAAAAAAATGGTGATTTCTGTCTGCACAATTGGCTGTGAAGGGTACTCTGAGGGCTTCTATATGACTCCCCGGATTTATCATGGCCGGGGGCCGCATAAAGTGAATTTTGCAGGAGGACTGGCAGGAAACGGGGGGCGCAATCTTTCCGTCATTCCCGCGAATGACGGAAAGGGCGGGGATGGTCGTTATGTTATATGGTGTCATGCGGAGCGGTCAGTATTTACCGGAAACCGGTGGGCACAAAAAACGTGCCCACTGAAATTCAAATTTCGAGGCGGGCAGGACGCAGAGCGTCCGGGGCTGCATTCCCACGCAGGAGCGTGGGAACGAGAGTGAGTGCAATCAGATTCATCAGAAAAATCTGACGAATCAGAGTTCAGACAATTGAACACAAAGCGTTTGAACGAAAGTCGGACGGCAGGGCCGCCCTGTGTGGCGGCCATTTTTTGTTGCGTGCAAAGTGTCGGTGTTTTCGATATCAGCCTGTTTTTTCCCAACTAATATTACAAATTGCATCTTAGAAGCTGTTTTAAAAATCCCTTCGGAGTGCAAAAGTTAAGCCCCGAAAGGGGCGATCTTTTGCAAAATTTGCGAAAAACCGGCCTTCGGCCTTAATTTTCGCACTCCGTTTCTGAGTCGCCGGTATTTTTAAAACAGCTTCTTAGCCGAATTTTTTATGACGATAAGCTGAAATTCCTGTCGGGTAAAAATATAATTATACATTTACACCATGCAATATACATGATATTATCTCATAACATTGCTTGGAAATATGAAGCCCATAAATGTTAAAAGTGGCGCAGTTAGCCGGAAAAACTATACAATCGCTGATCATGATAAAAAGAGAAAAAAATGAATCAATTTGATAAGACTAATATCTCCGATCCGTTTGTTAGCAAAAATACAATCGAGCCTTATTCCCCGGGCGAATTAAACGGACTATCATTTGCGGTAAAAGATAATATTGATGTGGCAAATGAAATTACCGGTTATGGGAGCCCGGGGTGGATTAACACCCACTCCGAACCGGTTGTCAATGCTATTTGTTTAGAACAGTTGCTGAATGCAGGAGGAAAGTTTCAAGGCAAAACAAAATCAGACGAATTGGCTTATAGCCTGATAGGCGTCAATTCATTTTATGGCACACCTCTGAATCCAAAAGCGCCGGACAGGGTGCCGGGCGGTTCTTCAAGTGGCTCTGCGTCGGCAGTCGCCAGCGGATTGGCAGATTTTGCAATTGGCACAGATACCGGTGGTTCAATCAGAGTTCCGGCGAGTAATTGTGGTGTCTGGGGATACAGACCTTCACATGGGGCTATTTCTGTTTCCGGGGTATTAGCCTTGGCACCTTCTTTTGATACGGTCGGAATTCTTGCGCAAACAGGAAAAATATTAGAAAAGGTGATGCAAGTTTTGCTTGCAGAGAACAGTAATGGGAGCAATGCTTTTTCATCAGTCTGTTTTGTTGATGATGTATTTCAAATGTCTGATCGGCAAATTCTTGATAAAATAACACCAAGTCTGAATAAGATATCCGATATTTGTAAAGTACAGACCTTAAAGCTTGCAGAAATTACAGACCCGCATGTTAATTGTAATTGGCTTTTTGAACAATTGGGATTCTTGCTGTCAACCGAGATATGGAACACATTCGGGGCCTGGATAAAAAATGAGAAACCAGAACTGAGTTCCGGAGTAGAATATAATCTTCACGGTTATGCTGAATCTGCCAATCGAAAAGTCATTCAAAGCAGTCTCTGTGCTAAAAAAGCATTTCAAAACAAAATTAGCAACTTTCTTTGCGGAGGGAAAATACTATGTTTCCCTACAACTGTGGATTTGGCACCACGACTGGATGAAATCACGCCTGACTTTTTAGCAGGGGAGTATATTCCAAGAGCAATGGGCGTAAATGCGATTTCAAGCTTATCCTGTACGCCTCAGATTACAATCCCTGTGGCAGAAGCGAATGGTGTGCCTGTCGGACTTTCTTTTATCTCTGGTTACGGGCAAGACATGAGCTTAATAAGCTTTTGCAATCAACTAAATACATGATGATTTTAATAATTAACCAGATGATGTTTTTATCAGAAAATACAAAAAATCATAACCAATCACTGCACTGGATTTTTGCGCCGCTACGCTGCATAAAAAACAGTGAGTTCAGCGATGAGCGACCTCCGCAATATAAATGAGGGAGACTGCGGCTCCCGGTCGCTGCCGTGGTGGATCGCCGTGGTTCATCTCACTTTCCCGGCAGCATACACGATCCGCTGCCGGGGGGATGCGTGGCGCAGTCCCCCGCTGGCCCGCGCCGCACATCCCGCGGATCGGGCGGACCGGGTTCGCCTACTTTCGCAGATGCAAACCCGGCCCCGCATCCGCAACATGACGTCGTGTTTTTATATGTGATTACAGCCAGTCAGGATGAGCAAAATCCCGTATGAATCAATGATGATTGCGAAATTAAATCCTTCTGCAAAATGCAAACGCAGAGACTTGAATCGGCAGAAAACAGACCGTCACATAATTATTTAAAGGAAGAAATCTTTACGCCACGATCATCATGGGATATGGAAAAATGATGTAAGCGTGGAGCCTGAAAAGCCTTTACAAACGTATCGGCGCCACTATCAAGAATATGTCTAATAACCAATTATCATCACCATACCAGCAAAACGGACAAACAGATGGGAACCAAGTCAGATTTTAAAATCTGAGATTATGATATTTTTTCAGACTTGGTTCCGTAACTTTAATGAAGGAGAAAACAATGAATATGGACGTCTGGCTTCCCTTTGTCTTCGCGTCAGCCCTGATACTGATCATACCGGGACCGACAATCATTCTGGTCATCAGCCAGGCGGTGACACATGGGCGCAGATCGGTCACGCCGCTTGTCGCGGGCGTGCTTTTCGGAGACTTCGCGGCAATGACGCTTTCTCTTTTGGGGCTTGGGGCGTTACTGTCGGCTTCAGCAGCCCTTTTCACCATATTCAAATGGATCGGAGCACTCTATCTGGTTTATCTTGGGATAAAGCTGTGGAAACCGAACCCGGAAAACAGTTCGATCCGAAAGGATGCAAAAAATACGTCAGAACGATCGCTCTTCAGAAGCGCGTTTATCGTGACGGCCCTCAATCCCAAAAGCATTGCCTTCTTTGTCGCATTCCTTCCGCAGTTTATTGACCCGCTCAGACCGGCACTTCATCAGCTGACACTGCTCGGCGGAACCTTTTTGTTCCTGGCCACTGTCAACGCAACGCTGTATGCTGTGTTTGCCGGTCATCTGAGTGAACATATGAGAAAGAAAAAGGTTCGCAAATGGTTCGGTCGTTGCGGCGGAACCGCATTAATCGGAGCGGGGATTTTTACCGCCGGAATGCAACGGTCCGCATAGCCGGCGATGACAGCGCCGCACACGGATTTCCAAACGCTGCGCATTTGCAATACAAACTGATTCTGACGGTCCGTGTATTAAAAAAAGCACGGAACATACCATTCAACCGTTAAACGAAAAAGGCTGCGCCATGACCACACCGACCCGGGAAGAAGCGTTTGAACTCCTAAAAAAATACACCAAAACCGAAAGCCTGATCAGCCACGCCCTGGCCGTGGAGGCCGTCATGCGGCATTTTGCGGAAAAAAATGGGGAAGATCCTGAAAAATGGGGCATCATCGGTCTTGTCCATGATATCGACTATGAAATGTACCCGGAGGAACACTGCGTGAAAGCGCGTGAGATTCTGGAAGAAAACCAGTGGCCCGACGAGTATGTGCGGGCCGTGATCAGTCACGGATGGGGAATATGCAGCGATGTGAAACCGGAAACCCTTCTGGAAAAAGTTCTGTACGCCACCGACGAACTGACGGGCCTGGTCACCACGACGGCGCTGGTACGCCCTTCCAGAAGCGTGATGGACATGAAGGCCAAATCGGTAAAAAAGAAATGGAAAAACAAGAAGTTTGCCGCAGGGGTCAACCGGGAGGTGATTGAAAAGGGCGCCGGAATGCTCGGCATGGAGATCGGAGACCTGATCACGGAAACCATCATGGGGATGCGAAACGTGGCGGAGGAGATCGGCCTCAGAGGGAACGCCTGATCCGCGTCCTTTCCCGGAGGAATTCTCTGTCACCTGAAACCTGATGAACTCGTAAAAAATCGGAATCCGGATTTTTAACCGGAGGATGCGGGTACTGATAACAGATCATAATCCTTATCTATTGTATCCGGCGGATTTTTCACAAAACCATCACACGGGGTGGGCACATTTTTTCCTCCTGTAAATAATCCTGTGATACGCACTGAATCCGATTTTCCGGCAATGTGAAAGCAGGTGGCTGAATCGGCAGAAAACAGGCCGTCACAGAATTATTTACAGGAAGCATTTTTTTGTGCTCATCGGATTCCACCTCAGAAACTTACGACAGGCCTCACCCGGAACAGACGGACAACACCTCTTTTTTTACCCATCGCATTCTCCCCTTTCACCTCAGAAGCTGTTTTAAAAATCCCTTCGGAGTGCAAAAGTCAGCCCCCGAAGGGGAGCGTACTTTTGCAAAACCCGCGAAAAAACGGCCTTCGGCCTTAATTTTCGCGCTCCGTTTCCGAGTCGCCGGTATTTTTAAAACAGCTTCTCAGACACCACCGCCCGGAACGCCTTCAAACTGATCCTCCCCCGTCCCTTCCGGCGGTTTCATAATCGCCCCGTCCTGCCGCTCTGCAATAGCCATCACCACAAGAAACCGATCTGAAGATTCATAATATTGCACATTTCAAAAACCCGCTCCTGTCCATCAGAGGACATCAATCGCCTGATGCCGGACGTAACTCTGCCCTTCCCTTAATCCGCTCGCCGGGGAATACATCTGGCTGAAGGCCGATGCCGGCAGCGGGCTTCAGCCCGGTTCAGCTTTCAGCCAGGAGGTTCATCCCCGGGCCGGTCTTGTAATATTTCAACCCCTTCGGGGCTTTTCAAACAGGCTCTCAGGCCGAAATCCGAATATCACTCCCTCAGCACAACTCAATTAAAGACTAATCCCAAAAATTTAATCCTGATTATCACATAACATTCTTAAATAACTTGTTTATATTTTTTTAATTGAACAGTTGAAGTTATATAACTTTTGTTGTAGAGTGCATTATCAATGTATGGAAGAACTGACCAGAATTTAACAAAAGGAGAATGTATGCGACCTGACCTCAATGAAGTAGAAAAAAGGATAAGCCGCCGCGGTTTTTTACGGTATGCTTCCGTTCTGACGCTTGGGGGAATCGCTTCCGTCGGGCTGCCCATTTCCGGAAACGCATGTGTAAACAACTGTGAATCAGAGGAACACGAGCTGACGCTGAACCTGGATGACGGGCAGCAGCTCACCTATCATTTCATTCAGCAGGCTCACGGTTCCCGTGGCCGTTGTTTTTTCGTACATGGTATCGGAGATGCGTCTTCCAGTTTCACACAGGTTATCGAGTCTGCTGTTTCTTCCGGCTATGATGTCATCTATTATGACCAGCCCGGAGCCGGTGAGAACAGCACGGTCGGGGTGGCGTTTGAATCCGCCTGTGAAATCCTGAAAACCATTGTGGAACAACATGCGCGCCGGGGCCGGAAAAATTACTGCATCAGCCATTCAATGGGCGGCCTGCTCATGCTGCTGACCTTTGCGAAGTATCCGCCCAATGTGAGACATGTTAAATTACTGGCAATTGAGCCGTCCATCACCCTGCCGGATTACCAGTTTTTCGGATGGATTCAGGAGCCCCCCGCAGGTGTCGGATACGATGGCCTGCTGGAAAGCGTCGGCACATGGGGAGATGCTTATGCACCGACATATGCCATCAATCTCGCCAACACATCCCGGTCGCTTTTTATAGAACACGCCCAATATGTGTACGAACATTTTGACGAGTATCGGCAGCAGATTCTTGATTCCGGTATTGCCTTCACATATGTTTACGGGGACAACTCAAGCGGTACGGAATATCGCGCCGAGATGGGAACATTTCCGCAGGTGCAGGCCTATCACTTTGCAAATGCCGCACACTGGGTACATGTTGACGCAGAAAGCGAATTTCTCGAATTTCTGGGAACAACATTTCTCAAAAACAGACATCCCTTTGTATAAAATTTTCACATTCTGTGAAAGCATTCGGCGGGCCATATAGGCGGGCTGCCGATTAAGTTCTTTTACCGCACCCGGATAACTGTCATTCTGAGCGGAATGGAAAACATGAAGGGCGTTTCTTGAAATAAAAATACCCACGCCATTTAACGGTAGGGCGGGGTTACGTCCCCTCCGAAAACGGGGGCATAACCATTGGCAGGTAGTTTATTTGCACCGAACGCCCTGAGATGTCTCACATCCGTTCGGAATGACATCATTATAATATCGGACCCCTTATTTGACCGACCAATAAGTACCTCCGCATAAATTCCGTTAGTTGTCCCGCAGGGACATCATAAAAACAGCCCGGCAAGTGATTGCCGGGCTGTTGTCGTTCGTTCCTCCGGGACTTTGAAATCGCCCTCCGATGAGCTGATGATAATATTGGCAGCGCTACCTGCAACCCGCCAGCCCCCCCTCCTGACAGGAGCGTTATATATCGGGGAACGTGGTGGCATAGGCGAACCGCATGGCAAAATCCGGGTTTCCGGCCAGCTCGATAAACCGGACCTTTTGGCAGATGTCATCTGCCTCGGCCCGGTGTGACCGGTTCAGCAGGGCCATGATCGCGCCGACGCCTGCCAGATTGTCTCTGGGCTCCACGAGGCCTGCCACCGCACCGGGCGGCAGCATCCCGATTGTCACGGCATTGCGCCAGTCAAACCGCGCCCCGAAAGCGCCGGTCAGCACAGTACGGTCAACCTGCCCGATACCGGCCCGCTCCATGAGAAACTCAATGCCCACCGCCAAAGCCGCTTTGGCAAGCTGAAGCTGGCGCACATCCTTTAAGGTGATGACAACTTCCTCCCCCGAACCGCTCTTTTCCCCCGGAACCAGGACAAATTTCCGCCCCAGCCCCTTTTCATCACATACCACGCCGGGGGCATCCGGGTTGAACCGGCCATTTTTTTCAATCACGCCTGCCCTGCGAAGGGCGGCAATGGCGTCAATCACCCCGGACCCGCAGAGCCCCAGGGGCTTTGTCCCGTTATCTCCCATGACCTGATAGAGAATCTCGCCGTTATCTCCCGGCCAGACCCGGCTGATGGCCCCGGAAACCGCCCGCATCCCGCAGGAGATCTGTGCCCCCTCCAGGGCCGGACCGGTCGCGCAGCTGGTGGCCCACAGCTCTCCGTTATTGCTGATGACCAGCTCTCCGTTGGTACCAATGTCCACAAGCAGGCAGCTTTCATCCCGCCGGTGCGGACCATCCGCCAGGGTTGCGCCGATGGTGTCACCGCCCACAAAGCCGGAAACCACGGGCAGCAGATGCACGCTGGTGGCCGGATTCAGTCCGAGTCCCAGGTCAGCCGCGCTGATGGCCGGATATGCCCTGGAAACCGGCAGATAGGGCATGGCCCCCAGCCCGCAGGGATGGATGCCTGCGAGAATCTGCTGCATGGTGGTGTTGCCCACGATCGTGATGTCCTCCACATCCTCGCGGGCGGCCCCGACCTTTTCCACACACCGCCCGATCAGATCGTCAATGGCCGAAATAATCAGGGCCTGCAGGTCCGCCAGCCCGGATTTGTGTTCATTGGTATGGGCGATGCGGCTGATCACATCCTCGCCCACGCGCCGCTGGGGGTTGACCACCGACTCGCTTGTCAGCACCTGCCCGTTTTCCATATCACACATGTAGGCCGCAAGGGTGGTCGTGCCGATGTCAAACGCAATCCCCAGACGGGTGGTCCGGCGGCCTGGCAGAACAGCGGTAACGCCCTTCTCTGCGTGGCAGATAACGGTGGCCTCCCCTTTGCACATTTCCGGCAGGCTGACCTGCCGGAGAACCCCCGGCTCCCTGAAACGGATATCGAGATCTGCTGCCGCCCGGATCCGGTCTGAGAACCAGTCTGTCAGGCTGTTGCAAAAGCCCTGATCCGGGTCCGGCATTTTTGCCTTGGGCAGAAAAACGCGCCGCGTCAGGGGGGAGGCAGCATAAACGCCGCGCACCCCGTCCTTGCCCCGGACCTCACGGCTGTCTGCAAGCTGTTCCGGCACAGTCACCCGGACCGGGCCGGAGATATTCGCCTGACAGGCGAGCCGATATCCCCCGGCAATCTGTTCGGGGTTCAGCCGTTTCAGTTCGGTGTCCGTGGGCGGTGACAGATTTTCC
This window encodes:
- a CDS encoding amidase family protein, whose protein sequence is MNQFDKTNISDPFVSKNTIEPYSPGELNGLSFAVKDNIDVANEITGYGSPGWINTHSEPVVNAICLEQLLNAGGKFQGKTKSDELAYSLIGVNSFYGTPLNPKAPDRVPGGSSSGSASAVASGLADFAIGTDTGGSIRVPASNCGVWGYRPSHGAISVSGVLALAPSFDTVGILAQTGKILEKVMQVLLAENSNGSNAFSSVCFVDDVFQMSDRQILDKITPSLNKISDICKVQTLKLAEITDPHVNCNWLFEQLGFLLSTEIWNTFGAWIKNEKPELSSGVEYNLHGYAESANRKVIQSSLCAKKAFQNKISNFLCGGKILCFPTTVDLAPRLDEITPDFLAGEYIPRAMGVNAISSLSCTPQITIPVAEANGVPVGLSFISGYGQDMSLISFCNQLNT
- a CDS encoding HDIG domain-containing metalloprotein, encoding MTTPTREEAFELLKKYTKTESLISHALAVEAVMRHFAEKNGEDPEKWGIIGLVHDIDYEMYPEEHCVKAREILEENQWPDEYVRAVISHGWGICSDVKPETLLEKVLYATDELTGLVTTTALVRPSRSVMDMKAKSVKKKWKNKKFAAGVNREVIEKGAGMLGMEIGDLITETIMGMRNVAEEIGLRGNA
- a CDS encoding aldehyde ferredoxin oxidoreductase family protein, with product MDKILRIDVSGDGAPKATVTDLGDYAGMGGRGMTSMVVSKEVPADCHPLGPENKLVIAPGLMTGSAASTSGRISVGCKSPLTGGIKEANAGGQGGQVMARLGYAAIIIEGEPKTDDLYKVYVNKDKVEFTQVNEFRMMRNYPLADKMKAEYGDKVAMISIGPAGEMKMCASSIAVTDKEFRPSRHAGRGGVGAVMGAKGIKVIILDDNGCKMRKPLDADKFKAANKAFVSGLRGHAVTGEGLPAYGTNVLVNIVNESGGFPTNNFKQGQFDDAAKISGETMAELQTKRGGQPTHGCHRGCAIQCSGIFVDKDGNFVSKQPEYETVWSHGGHCGIDDLDTIARMDFMDDDIGLDTIDMGMTLGIVMDAGVIEFGDKEGAMRLLEEVGKGTPMGRILGNGAAFTAKAFGIERAAVVKNQALPAYDPRAIKGIGVTYATTPMGADHTAGYAIATNLLKVGGDVDPLSTEGQVELSRNLQIATAALDATGYCLFIAFAILDQEETFNAMVESINGFYGLSMTGDDVVELGKKILSMERDFNKRAGFTKEDDRLPRFFKREALAPHNVTFDISDEQLDSVFNW
- the modB gene encoding molybdate ABC transporter permease subunit, which encodes MDIFKLTPVELEALRLSLWISGWAVLGSLIPGILMAWVLARKQFPGKALVDGLVHLPLVLPPVVTGYTLLLLMGRRGMVGSWLYDITGLTFAFNWKGAALASAVMAFPLLVRAVRLSIEGVDQGLEQAARTLGAGPVDLFFTVTLPLILPGILTGVILAFARSLSEFGATITFVSNIPGETRTLPLALYTLTQVPDGEAGAMRLCVISVIVALIALMASEVLARRMDRRMKGET
- a CDS encoding LysE family translocator gives rise to the protein MNMDVWLPFVFASALILIIPGPTIILVISQAVTHGRRSVTPLVAGVLFGDFAAMTLSLLGLGALLSASAALFTIFKWIGALYLVYLGIKLWKPNPENSSIRKDAKNTSERSLFRSAFIVTALNPKSIAFFVAFLPQFIDPLRPALHQLTLLGGTFLFLATVNATLYAVFAGHLSEHMRKKKVRKWFGRCGGTALIGAGIFTAGMQRSA
- a CDS encoding alpha/beta fold hydrolase; translation: MRPDLNEVEKRISRRGFLRYASVLTLGGIASVGLPISGNACVNNCESEEHELTLNLDDGQQLTYHFIQQAHGSRGRCFFVHGIGDASSSFTQVIESAVSSGYDVIYYDQPGAGENSTVGVAFESACEILKTIVEQHARRGRKNYCISHSMGGLLMLLTFAKYPPNVRHVKLLAIEPSITLPDYQFFGWIQEPPAGVGYDGLLESVGTWGDAYAPTYAINLANTSRSLFIEHAQYVYEHFDEYRQQILDSGIAFTYVYGDNSSGTEYRAEMGTFPQVQAYHFANAAHWVHVDAESEFLEFLGTTFLKNRHPFV
- the modA gene encoding molybdate ABC transporter substrate-binding protein; translated protein: MKHRQNMVKILNAFLILALCAALLPSAWADDTQKVTVFAAASTTNAITDIGKLFTEKKMGQFTPSFASSSTLAKQIDHGAPADVYLSANPKWMDFLEKKDMIEKGTRTDLLGNRIVLIAPPDGKLNITIKAGFDLAGILGDEKLAMGDPDHVPAGIYGKQALESLGVWAAVAPKVARSKDVRAALALVERGEAPLGIVYATDAAISEKVKVVAIFPEDSHPAITYPVALIAGKTTPAAKAFLEFLRTPDAKAVFETYGFSVR
- the modC gene encoding molybdenum ABC transporter ATP-binding protein: MLDIRLKKVQGNFTVETAFVSDGAGVTALFGHSGAGKTSVINMLAGLTRPDAGHIMVNDHCVFDAEKVIDIPPEKRRFGYVFQDGRLFPHLSVRANLTYGMKRVRPRDRYIRFDQVVDLLGIGHLLTRHPATLSGGEKQRVAIGRSLLTSPVLLLMDEPLASLDAARKTEVLPFIARLSGELSVPILYVSHSVDEILNLADTLVFLSGGKSVAVGSVEAVTARNDFQRLTGRTEAGVVLSTAVESHDLSAGLTRLRFSGGVLSVPRVEIPAGDTVRVRIHPRNVGIALEPFPRASFQNIFQGTVEEITDPCDGTLVDVRLDIGAPLIATITPQARQELDLNPGTPVYAMIKSVSISLGSSFNGNHHR